In a single window of the Podarcis raffonei isolate rPodRaf1 chromosome 14, rPodRaf1.pri, whole genome shotgun sequence genome:
- the LOC128401730 gene encoding syncytin-2-like, whose amino-acid sequence MHILDINMILLLILIPWEGEGSLNLSKFAKYGFRHDHNMWVGLAEMVANVTNRTNCLVCSLGPDDSEGGMPLLPIPLNAIGMVSEMPHQTEVQNFPGWNSTKPIRVIPVQGEFCVHKSSEAADSTMIGSSHCHYTWDYIKNSQTWANGTTYRTRNTLPCAPPFIHAWKMVWNITMTEKGNLTYCTVSSMPLLIFRLMHSTYQKPQTRWLWWICGEWAYKKLPSKWSGTCFLGWVLPPMWIMPTSSAKRTRRNADISHIAGGSTQSWSDTDDWPPERIIAYYEPASWNPDELIQGARDPIYNLNRIIRLQAVVELVTNATAQSLRLIAQQLDESRAAILQLKMGMDYVLARQGGLCGVLNLTGNACCFNISDNGEAIRVLATKMENIAHVPVQTWEGWDMGWLTNWLPNVAGLKGILLSCLFFLTVVVMVLCMVPCIISCFRSTISKMISNETLPHIMALYRALPQEYDEDQAIKDTWEGP is encoded by the coding sequence atgcatatactagacatcaacatgattttattattaatcctgatcccttgggaaggggaagggtccttgaatttgagcaaatttgctaaatatggattccgccatgaccacaatatgtgggtaggcttagctgagatggtagccaatgttacaaataggaccaattgccttgtttgctctcttgggccagatgattcagagggaggtatgcccttattaccaataccattaaatgccattggtatggtaagcgaaatgccacaccaaacagaagtacagaatttccccggatggaactcaactaaaccaatacgagttatacctgtacaaggggaattctgtgtacataaatcatcagaggcagctgattctaccatgataggctcttctcattgccactatacttgggattatattaagaatagtcaaacctgggcaaacggtactacctatcgaactcggaataccttgccctgtgcacctccttttattcatgcatggaaaatggtgtggaacataactatgacagaaaaaggcaatctaacatactgcactgtgagctctatgccccttttgatatttcgccttatgcactccacgtaccaaaaacctcagacccgatggttgtggtggatatgtggagaatgggcatacaagaaactcccttccaaatggagtgggacttgtttcctgggatgggtattaccaccaatgtggattatgcccactagttcagccaagcgtacacgaagaaacgctgatatttctcatatagcaggaggaagtacccaaagttggagcgatactgatgattggccaccagagcgcattatagcctattatgaacctgcctcctggaatcctgatgagctcatacaaggggctcgagatcctatttataatctaaacagaataattcgattgcaagcagtagtggaacttgtaaccaatgcaacggcccagagtttgagacttattgcacaacagttggatgaaagtagagccgccattttgcagctgaaaatgggaatggattatgtacttgccaggcagggaggcctatgtggagtcttgaacttgacagggaatgcctgttgctttaacatttctgataatggtgaggcaatccgtgtgttggccacaaagatggagaatatagcacatgtcccagtacaaacatgggaaggatgggatatgggatggctcaccaactggttaccaaatgtcgcaggactcaaagggatactattgtcttgcttgtttttcttgacggtagtagtaatggttttgtgtatggtgccatgtatcatttcatgttttagaagtacaattagcaagatgatttcaaatgaaactctacctcatatcatggccctatacagagctttacctcaggaatatgatgaagatcaagctatcaaggacacttgggaaggtccttga